From one Alicyclobacillus acidocaldarius subsp. acidocaldarius Tc-4-1 genomic stretch:
- a CDS encoding DUF72 domain-containing protein gives MIRVGTCAFHDHDDFYPRTWPREFRLAYYASYFDLVEIDSTFYRVVEARVWERWLEQVSPSFLFHVKAPGALTFHVRVMSREARRDVGKAFLASLKPVEERGQLGVILLQFPPWFDATRQHRVTVERLVDFLHPHRVAVEFRERSWYATDERTHRTLEWLQAMGAVHVICDEPDAGRTSVPYVPRVTTPDLAIFRMHGRNRETWNQKGLTSSKERFCYRYSQDELREIVPDVRALAERVREVHILMNNNSNNDAVWNAFDWLDLLHLARRPRPRLERGDQIRLWGDENDGGLS, from the coding sequence ATGATACGCGTCGGAACGTGCGCTTTTCACGATCACGACGACTTCTACCCTCGCACCTGGCCCCGGGAGTTTCGACTCGCCTACTACGCGTCGTATTTCGATCTCGTCGAGATCGACAGCACCTTTTACCGCGTCGTGGAGGCCCGCGTGTGGGAGCGGTGGCTCGAGCAAGTGAGTCCTTCCTTCCTCTTTCACGTCAAGGCGCCCGGCGCGCTGACGTTTCACGTTCGGGTGATGTCCAGAGAGGCGCGCCGTGACGTAGGCAAGGCGTTTTTGGCGAGTCTCAAACCCGTCGAGGAGCGGGGCCAACTGGGCGTCATCTTATTGCAGTTTCCCCCGTGGTTTGACGCCACGCGCCAGCATCGCGTGACCGTCGAACGCCTGGTGGATTTCCTGCATCCCCATCGCGTGGCGGTGGAATTTCGCGAGCGCAGTTGGTACGCTACCGACGAACGTACCCATCGGACGCTCGAATGGCTCCAGGCCATGGGCGCCGTTCACGTCATCTGTGACGAACCCGACGCGGGGCGTACGTCAGTTCCGTACGTGCCCCGCGTGACGACTCCAGATCTCGCTATTTTCCGCATGCACGGCCGAAATCGCGAGACGTGGAACCAAAAGGGTCTCACTTCGTCCAAGGAGCGATTCTGTTATCGATACAGCCAGGACGAGCTCCGCGAAATCGTTCCGGACGTGCGCGCACTCGCCGAGCGGGTTCGAGAGGTTCACATCCTGATGAACAACAACTCGAACAACGATGCTGTATGGAACGCGTTCGATTGGCTGGATCTTCTCCATCTCGCGAGGCGCCCAAGGCCTCGGCTCGAGCGCGGAGATCAGATCCGCCTGTGGGGTGACGAGAACGATGGAGGCCTGTCATGA
- a CDS encoding LCP family protein, with product MKRHGRRLGWVAVAVAAFGAWHAWPRLERPHAHDHPSRSAEPSSAGWTAADTGTTRLGGRETILVLGSDKRPEDPRGNADVLLVASLDDSHRRIELLSIPRDTQVAFPDGRYHKINEALASGGPEETCMLVERLIGLPIDHYAVIRFDALVRMVDRIGGLDIDVPRNMDYRTGDKVYGVIHLRKGRHHLSGEQALQFVRYRHDALGDIGRTERQQAFLMALKDQLFRPQTLPRLPEVALDAWKMIDTDMSLGDMTRLAARAPQYRTYRAVHTTLPGSFHDPDPSIPGDLSYWVVNPAEARYVAKRFFADGEVPSRIIQDPRETRTWLPPEARAAQTATERARSG from the coding sequence TTGAAGCGACACGGTCGGCGTTTGGGGTGGGTCGCTGTGGCTGTCGCGGCGTTCGGAGCGTGGCATGCCTGGCCTCGGCTGGAAAGGCCGCATGCGCATGATCATCCTTCGCGCTCGGCCGAACCGTCCTCCGCCGGTTGGACGGCCGCAGACACAGGCACCACGCGACTTGGGGGGCGCGAAACGATTCTCGTCTTAGGCAGCGACAAGCGCCCCGAAGACCCGCGCGGGAATGCCGACGTGCTCCTCGTCGCGAGCCTCGATGACAGCCACCGCCGCATCGAACTCCTCTCTATCCCGCGCGACACCCAGGTGGCCTTCCCAGACGGACGGTATCACAAGATCAACGAAGCCCTCGCGAGTGGTGGGCCAGAAGAAACCTGCATGCTGGTGGAGCGCTTGATTGGGCTCCCCATCGACCATTACGCCGTCATTCGATTTGATGCACTCGTGCGCATGGTCGACCGCATCGGCGGCCTCGACATCGACGTGCCGCGCAATATGGACTACCGCACGGGTGACAAGGTGTACGGCGTCATTCACCTGCGGAAAGGCCGGCATCACCTGAGCGGCGAACAGGCGCTTCAGTTTGTCCGTTACCGGCACGACGCGCTCGGCGACATCGGGCGCACGGAGCGACAACAGGCGTTTCTCATGGCGCTCAAGGACCAGCTCTTTCGCCCACAGACACTGCCCCGGCTGCCCGAAGTGGCGCTGGACGCGTGGAAGATGATCGACACCGACATGTCCCTTGGTGACATGACGCGGCTTGCGGCCCGCGCGCCGCAGTACAGGACGTACCGGGCCGTGCACACCACGCTGCCGGGCTCCTTTCACGATCCCGACCCGTCCATTCCAGGGGACTTGAGCTACTGGGTCGTCAATCCGGCCGAAGCCCGGTATGTCGCCAAACGGTTTTTCGCAGACGGCGAAGTTCCGTCGCGGATCATTCAGGACCCTCGTGAGACGCGCACCTGGCTCCCTCCAGAGGCACGCGCGGCGCAAACGGCGACCGAACGTGCGAGATCTGGCTGA
- a CDS encoding glycosyltransferase, with protein sequence MDVSLVIPTYNERDNIHPLVERIHRALSPLGISYEIWFVDDSSDDTVAVLRDLESQDPAVHVFHRDHERGLASAVVRGFERAQGRYLIVMDADLQHPPELLPAIYERLESGIDVVIPSRFVEGGSDGGLGPLRKLISWTARVIGQLALHRLRKISDCTSGFFGLRRDVIEGVELNPIGWKILIEVLVKGRYRSVHEIAYEFVARDFGESKMSLKEQWNYFRHLVRLVSQSPPDRRFFLFCFIGLSGVVVNEAVLSLLWYGFHLRDTVASVAASLVAMLNNYFWNDRVTWKSESSGRGWGWKLPVFVGISLVGIAITTLVMRGCEELGVPVPVGQAIGILVSTVWSYWMNSRVTWRNIEREARGDAIVVTRESVRDSLMRAKTGA encoded by the coding sequence GTGGACGTCAGTTTGGTGATCCCGACGTACAACGAGCGAGACAACATCCATCCCCTGGTGGAACGCATTCATCGAGCTTTATCCCCTCTAGGGATTTCCTACGAAATTTGGTTTGTCGACGATAGCAGCGATGATACGGTTGCGGTCCTTCGAGATCTGGAGTCCCAGGATCCCGCCGTTCACGTGTTCCACCGCGATCACGAGCGGGGCCTCGCGAGCGCGGTCGTGCGTGGATTCGAACGTGCGCAGGGCAGGTATCTGATTGTGATGGACGCGGATCTGCAACATCCGCCGGAGCTGTTGCCGGCCATCTACGAGCGTTTAGAATCCGGGATCGATGTGGTGATTCCAAGCCGTTTCGTGGAAGGGGGCTCAGACGGCGGGCTGGGCCCACTGCGGAAGTTGATCTCGTGGACGGCGAGGGTCATTGGGCAGCTCGCTCTCCATCGCCTGCGCAAGATCTCGGACTGCACGAGCGGCTTCTTCGGCCTGCGGCGCGACGTGATTGAAGGTGTCGAGCTGAATCCTATTGGATGGAAGATCTTAATTGAGGTGCTGGTAAAAGGCCGCTACCGCAGCGTGCACGAGATCGCGTACGAGTTCGTGGCCCGCGATTTCGGCGAATCCAAGATGAGTCTCAAGGAGCAGTGGAACTACTTTCGCCACCTGGTGCGCTTGGTGAGCCAGAGCCCGCCGGATCGGCGGTTCTTCCTGTTCTGTTTCATCGGCCTGTCGGGCGTGGTGGTGAACGAGGCGGTTCTGAGCCTCCTGTGGTACGGCTTTCACCTGCGGGACACCGTGGCATCCGTTGCTGCCTCGCTGGTGGCCATGTTGAATAACTATTTCTGGAACGATCGCGTCACCTGGAAATCCGAATCCTCCGGGCGAGGATGGGGATGGAAGCTGCCTGTGTTTGTCGGCATTTCGCTCGTCGGGATCGCCATCACGACGCTCGTGATGCGAGGATGCGAGGAATTGGGCGTACCCGTTCCGGTCGGGCAGGCCATTGGAATCCTAGTGTCCACCGTCTGGTCGTATTGGATGAACAGTCGCGTGACGTGGCGAAACATCGAGCGTGAGGCCCGTGGGGATGCGATTGTGGTCACACGGGAGTCGGTGCGGGATTCGCTGATGCGTGCCAAAACAGGCGCGTGA
- the cax gene encoding calcium/proton exchanger → MVLTAWSVGVHLWVHSPVMQFFVSSAAVIPLAAIMGRATEAIAARSGERLGGLLSATFGNAVELIIGVFSLKDGLIPLVKSSITGSIISNLLFVLGLSFFVGGLRHPIQKFNVRVARSHGSMLMLGIGVAFVVPTAFAYGAAHLSPVLSYGAAAVSLVVYLLGLYFSLFTHRELFQAIQHEEDDASASTKPLLVHVALLAASTVLVSLESDWLVGSVRSIATHLGWSEVFIGVVVVAIIGNAAEHASAVWMAWKNRMDLSLEIAVGSTLQVAMFIAPVLFFIGALMGVPFTFAFTWPEVVSMMAAVLLVVVLVMDGESNWLEGAMAFGAYVVLAAGFYSLPG, encoded by the coding sequence GTGGTTCTGACCGCATGGAGCGTCGGCGTTCATCTGTGGGTGCACAGCCCTGTGATGCAGTTCTTTGTTTCCTCAGCGGCCGTGATCCCGCTCGCGGCCATCATGGGGCGGGCCACGGAGGCCATCGCGGCGAGGTCCGGCGAGCGACTGGGAGGTCTTTTATCGGCGACATTTGGCAATGCGGTGGAACTTATCATCGGCGTGTTTTCCCTGAAGGACGGGCTCATTCCTTTGGTCAAGTCGTCCATCACGGGCTCCATCATCAGCAATCTGCTGTTCGTCTTGGGCCTCTCGTTCTTCGTAGGGGGCTTGCGCCATCCGATTCAAAAGTTTAATGTCCGCGTAGCGCGCAGTCACGGTTCCATGTTGATGCTGGGGATTGGCGTTGCGTTTGTGGTACCCACCGCCTTCGCCTATGGCGCTGCTCACCTATCCCCGGTCCTGTCGTACGGGGCGGCGGCCGTCTCCCTCGTGGTGTATCTACTGGGACTCTACTTCAGCTTGTTCACCCATCGCGAACTGTTCCAAGCGATTCAACATGAAGAGGACGACGCTTCCGCGTCGACCAAGCCGCTTCTCGTCCATGTGGCGCTGTTGGCGGCTTCCACCGTCCTCGTGAGTCTGGAGAGCGACTGGCTCGTCGGCTCGGTGCGTTCCATCGCAACACACCTCGGGTGGAGCGAAGTGTTCATCGGCGTCGTGGTTGTCGCCATCATCGGAAATGCCGCGGAGCACGCCTCGGCGGTCTGGATGGCTTGGAAAAACCGCATGGATTTGTCGCTCGAAATCGCCGTGGGAAGCACGCTTCAGGTGGCCATGTTCATCGCGCCGGTCCTGTTTTTCATCGGCGCGCTGATGGGCGTCCCGTTCACGTTCGCGTTCACGTGGCCGGAAGTGGTCAGCATGATGGCCGCCGTTTTGCTCGTTGTTGTGCTCGTCATGGATGGAGAGTCCAATTGGCTGGAAGGCGCTATGGCTTTTGGCGCCTACGTGGTACTGGCGGCTGGGTTCTATAGCCTGCCGGGGTGA
- a CDS encoding NAD(P)-dependent oxidoreductase, whose product MTVGWMGLGLMGERMVKRVASLGEEVLAYNRSPKSIQHLPSNVRLTSDPREATQGCRLTFLMLSDAAAVEEALFASGAIDAMEPGAIVVNMSTVGVEDSIRLADQVERRGVGYVESPVLGTTKPAEEGKLVALVAGTEANVDAALPYLRTMAHVIHRLGNVGNASAMKLMVNYLLAMSMLSLGEALAFAERAGFDVRTALDVLATSSVWPAVYSGKRGMIESGDFTPQFPVKHLAKDMRLFMEASERWQARTPIAGLARDLLRRASSGPLADLDMAALCAWFRDDGQGQASAR is encoded by the coding sequence ATGACCGTTGGCTGGATGGGCCTTGGGCTAATGGGCGAGCGAATGGTCAAGCGGGTCGCGTCGTTGGGCGAAGAGGTCCTCGCGTACAACCGTTCGCCAAAATCAATTCAGCATTTGCCTTCCAACGTGCGGCTCACGTCGGATCCGCGAGAAGCCACACAGGGATGCCGGCTAACCTTTCTCATGCTCTCCGATGCCGCGGCAGTGGAAGAGGCGTTATTCGCGTCAGGGGCCATCGATGCGATGGAGCCAGGGGCCATCGTCGTCAACATGAGCACGGTCGGGGTCGAAGACTCAATTCGTTTGGCGGACCAAGTGGAACGGCGCGGCGTGGGGTACGTGGAGTCGCCTGTCCTCGGGACCACCAAGCCGGCCGAAGAGGGGAAGCTCGTAGCCTTGGTGGCAGGAACGGAGGCGAACGTGGACGCAGCTCTGCCGTATCTACGGACGATGGCGCATGTCATTCACCGCCTGGGCAACGTCGGCAACGCCTCCGCCATGAAGCTCATGGTCAACTACTTGCTTGCGATGTCCATGCTGTCGCTGGGAGAAGCGCTCGCCTTTGCGGAACGGGCGGGGTTCGACGTTCGAACAGCGCTAGACGTGCTGGCCACGAGTTCGGTATGGCCTGCCGTGTACAGCGGGAAGCGCGGAATGATTGAGTCAGGCGATTTCACGCCGCAATTTCCAGTGAAACATCTGGCGAAGGACATGCGTCTATTCATGGAAGCCAGCGAGCGTTGGCAGGCTCGCACGCCCATTGCGGGGCTCGCTCGGGATCTCCTGCGACGCGCATCCTCGGGCCCGCTCGCCGATCTCGACATGGCTGCGTTGTGTGCGTGGTTCCGAGATGATGGACAGGGCCAAGCCTCGGCACGGTAG